The following are encoded together in the Cynocephalus volans isolate mCynVol1 chromosome 4, mCynVol1.pri, whole genome shotgun sequence genome:
- the LOC134375895 gene encoding prostate and testis expressed protein 2-like yields the protein MDKFLLLLLLLGVFPLVIFRAQATVCMVCNLFKRGYCLTGKGNCTMKQGPGCRTRNFFIFTERDGWLYNHTELDCSHYCTATHMYYLSLKISTYCCKGQDFCNRDQGKIVK from the exons ATGGACAAGTTCCTGCTGTTGCTCCTGCTGCTGGGGGTTTTCCCTCTTGTGATCTTCCGAG CTCAAGCCACAGTGTGCATGGTCTGCAACCTTTTTAAGAGAGGCTATTGTTTAACAGGCAAGGGTAACTGCACTATGAAGCAGGGACCCGGATGCAGAACCaggaatttcttcattttcactgAGAGAG ATGGCTGGTTGTACAATCACACCGAATTGGACTGTTCACATTATTGTACGGCTACACATATGTATTATCTGTCCCTGAAGATATCTACCTATTGCTGTAAAGGCCAAGATTTCTGTAATAGAGATCAAGGAAAAATAGTGAAGTAG